The genomic region CGCTCAAAAAAAGCTCTGCACACTAAAAGTTTGTTTTTTTGGCACGGAACAGCTCCAGCAGACGCCGTAGCGCTAAAAGATTTAGAGCGCGCGCTGAAAAACGCTATCGCGCGCAGCATATTTTGGACTCCGGATTGCGCGCGCTTCATAATTTGTGCACCTGCTAAAGCAATGTTGGTCCCGGCGCATTAAAAATACTACAATGGGGCGCTAAAACTTTTATTGGGCGCGAAATTTTTGtgcggccgttggagatgctctaagaaatctaatctatgcaacaagattgctagtgcttgcccttatttttcttttctttttctttaagaggCAAGAATTCGCTTTTTGGATTCTTCTGGAAAATAATAAATACCATTCATATGCATAAAAACTGGAAAGTTTGCCTCGTTCaagtgtttttttttctttatatTAAAAACAATTATAAACTATTTAGTAGCTACGTACCTAATCATTCATGTATTTCCTCGCAGTATTAGGCTTTCAGTGCGAAGGAAAATATCTCCTTCACAGGAATGCCGGAAGATGTGCATGCGTGCTAGAGGGCTACCTTGGTTGGGAACTGGCAGTCTAGCTTTTGAAGATACTGAAATACAACAGTTGCTCCATGGGCATACGCAGGATGATCCATGGACCACCTACCATCTTGGTGAAGATGGTTGAAACGAATTGATCATCTGCAGGTCTTGTCCACATCATTGAGTGCCCCTGATCAGTTCTGATCACCTCAAGTTACAACATCACTGCCTTTTGTGTACATAAGATCTGGCCAGGATGGCAGAGAAGAAGGGAAATATCTTGATGGAGAGATATGAGATGGGAAGACTGCTGGGGCAAGGGAGCTTTGCTAAAGTTTACTATGGTCGTAATCTCAAGACTTCACAGAGCGTTGCCATCAAGGTGATTGACAAAGAGAAGATATTCAAGTGCGGGCTTATGGATCAAGTAAGGCGAGAGATATCTGTAATGAAGTTGGTGAAACATCCAAACATTGTCCAATTGTATGAGGTGATGGCCACCAAAACCAAGATATTTTTTGTGCTGGAGTATGTGAAGGGGGGCGAGCTGTTCAACAAGGTCCAACGAGGAAGGCTGAAAGAAGATGTTGCTCGCAAGTACTTCCAACAGCTCAATAGTGCAGTTGACTTCTGCCACAGCCGAGGCGTCTATCACCGTGATTTGAAGCCTGaaaatcttcttcttgatgagaaCCGCAATTTAAAGATCTCTGACTTTGGTTTGAGTGCACTTGCAGAATGCAAGAGACAAGATGGGCTGCTTCACACAACTTGTGGTACCCCTGCATATGTTGCTCCGGAACTGATTAGTAAGAAAGGATATGATGGTGCAAAAGCTGACATCTGGGCTTGTGGAGTCATCTTGTATGTATTGTTGGCTGGTTATCTCCCTTTTCAGGACAAGAATTTGATGGACATGTATAAGAAGATTTACAAAGCAGAGCTCAAATGGCCAAGCTGGTTTTCTTCAGATGCCCGGAGGCTTCTGAGACGTATTCTTGATCCGAACCCTGGTACACGGATCTCCTTTTCAGAGATCTTGGAAAATTCTTGGTTCCGGACAGGCCTTGACAAGGGACTGATTACCTATAACACACGAACGGAGGGCATTGTTGCTGTTGACATGGATCCGACTTGTGATCCGTTCAGTAGCTGTACGACCGAGACAATACAAGAAGCAACAGAGCTCACTAACTTGAATGCTTTTGACATCATTTCTCTTTCTTCTGGGTTTGATCTCTCTGGCATGTTTGAGGATAAGTCCAACAAAGAGTCAAAATTCACATCTACCAACACAGCTGCAACAATCATCACAAAGCTTGAAGACATTGCAAAGCGCTTGCGGCTAAGACTCATTAAGAGAGACGGTGGGTTGTTGAAGATGCAGAGCTCGCAACCAGGAAGGAAAGGCGTAATGTCCATAGATACCGAGATATTTCAGATTGCACCAAATTTTCATCTGGTGGAAATCAGGAAGACCAATGGTGATACTCTCGAGTATCAGAAGGTTGAACATGATATGAGACCGGCTTTGAAAGACATTGTTTGGGCTTGGAAAGGTGAGCAGCCCTAGTAATAGTGTGACTACTGAGTAAGCGTAGAAATTGCAAGAATGTGCAATGTTTACATGTTGGAATCAATAATGTACTTATCTAATTTTTGTAGGTAGTTTaatgttttttttgaaaaatcacccgggggggggggggggggggagctccccacctgaatatatttctcaGTTTTGTAACCCAACGTTTGCTTGATTACATACAAAGGTGAACTACATAAGCAcgtgtagtcgtgagcagaagtaGGAACACCATGAGTGGGTGGCCTGTTTATGCGCCGGCTTCCTCATCCGGTGCGTCCAAAGCATAAGGTCATCGAGGATTCGCTTCAAGGTGAAAATGCTATGGTGGTTCTGTTGCTTGAAGGTCATAGCATTTCTGGAGTCCCATATCTTCCATAGGATGATGAGAAGTACGGAATGCCAGATTCTTGCATCAACCTGGCAGGGGAGGTGGCAGTCCCACAGTTCATGAATGGAGGTGGGAGGTGAGAGTCCAATCCGTTGCCAAATTCGCTGAGCGAGTGGGCAATCGATGAAGATGTGAGAGCTGGTCTCGCCGTCAAAACCGCATCGTGGACATAGAGAGTCTGCGACGATGTGCTTGCGAAGGAGGTTGCATTTGGAGTTGAGACGTCCACGGAACAGGAGCCATGCAAAGATCTTCACGCGGTTTGGGACGCATGTAGACCAGATGGCAACGGCGTGCATGTCATCTTCATTTTCGCCCATGGTCAGCTGGTAGGCGGCCCGCGTGGAGAAGCGGAGGCCACCGTTAAGGAAGCGCTGGTCCGGTCCTGGCGATATCTGGAAATCCTGCAAGAGAGACAACAACGAACACAACTCAGAAGCGGCATTAGTTGTTAGGCGGTTCCGTAGGATTGATTCTAAACCGATATTCAAAACCGCAGCCACACGAGTGAGAGGTGTGGTGGTATGCGAATATAGGCAGGGAAATAGAGTAGCAAGCGATTGCTGGTGGAGCCATGTGTCTAACCAAAAATAGGTGTTGGTACCGGAGTTTGTGATAACAAAGGAGATGTCATGTAGTGCTGGTAGTTGCTGGTTTATGATTCGGCAGAGGAAAGAGTGGCTGTTTTGTGGAGTGATAAGGGCATTTGGGTGTTGCAAGGTGATCCATTCGAGCCAAGGGTTTTGTTCTGGAAGCAAAGCTTTGACAGCAAATTTCATTAGAAGACAGTTATTCTGAACATGGAGATTTTTTAGGCCCAAGCCGCCGATCTTTTTTGGTTTACAAACATTTTTCCAGGCAACTAAGCATTGAGCACCGGTGCATGTTTCCTCCGCAACCCAGAAGAAGGCTCGCCGGATAGAGTCTAGAGTTTTTAGAACACTTTTAGGAATGAGGAAGATGGACATAAAGTATACCAGGATGGAGTCGAGAACGGCAGACAGCAAAATGAGCCTGTCTCGTTTGGAGAGAAGTTTGGCTCGCCATCCTGTcaggaatttttggcatcgttcAATAATGGGTAAAAAGGCGTTAGGCGGGAGACGGGTAGGAGCCAGGGGTAGACCTAGGTAGATTTGTGGAAAGGTTGATGTTGTGCATTGTAGAGTGGCGGCAATGGAGTCCGCAAGTCTGGGGCATACATGCATAGGCACCAACGTTGTTTTTGTGAAGTTTATCAtgaggccggtggccatggcaaAGTTGTGAAGAATGTTTTTTAGCTGCAGGGCCGCGTCGTTGGACGCTTTTGCGATAATAAGTGTGTCGTCCGCATATTGTAGGACTGTCGGTGGTAAATGTGTGAATAGGGGATGTGTGAGGTGTAGGAGGTCGCGGTATTGATTGATCATCTATTGAAGGAGGTCAGCAACAATGATGAATAGATAGGGTGATATGGGGTCTCCTTGTCTAAGAGTGTTATTGCAGTTTATCCAGTTCTCCGGAATACCGTTTAGCATGACGGCCGTTTTTCCAGATAAGAGGAGATCCTGGATTCAGGCTGTAAATTTTGGCGGGAATCCATGGCAGTGTAGGATGGTGAGAAGTGATGCCTAAGAGAGGGAGTTGAAGGCTTTGGAGAAGTCTAGTTTAATGATCATGGTTGGGGCTTTTCGGGAATGGCAGGCCCCGATGAGGTCTGCGGCGAAGACGAAATTTTCAGCGATGCAACGTCCTGAAATGAAACCAGTCTGGTTTCCATGTACGAGTAACGGGACAAGCGGTTGGAGTCTGTTGGTGAGGATTTTTGCGACCGCTTTGATGGGGCAATTTTGAAGAGAAATCGGACGGTAAGCGTCAGGCGTATTTGGGAGGTCTTTTTTTGGCAGCAAGATTAGGTGAGCTCTATTTAAGCATTCAGTTTGGGCAGAGAGGTTTTGGAAATCGGTCATAAAGGAGAAGATGTGTTTTTAACTAGATTCCAGTATTTTTTGTAGAACTGGGGGCCGAAGCCGTCTGGTCCAGGACTAGCGAGGGAGTTCATTTGCATAAAAGCCTCTTTGATTTCACTGTCATGTTTTCACTGTCATGTTTTCATTATGAGATGCTACTTCTATATTGAGCATTATTCAATTGAAAACATGACTATTTTAACTTTGGTACTTGCTATTATGGATTGGAGAAGAATCTGCATCATtggcgtttttctttttctctttataTTCTTTATTGGGCCTGTTTTTCTTCAATATCTTTTTCGATAAAGGATGTTTTGTTACTTAAAAGGTTTTTCTTTACTATCTATTCTAGAAAAACATCATGCGAAAAATACCATAGATGCTACGTGAAATATTGATTTTGTGGAACCAAATTGATGCAAGCATTATTTCTTAAATCGTGCTGGGACACTGATTTTATGCAAAGGTTGAAGGCCCCATCTGGCACCAATGGTTCAGAAAACTATATGATGCCAAACAAGTGGACAATTATTCCCACTAGTATGACAGGTTAGTCTCACCTTGAGGCTCCATCCATCCAGGGTCATCAAATATGACGAGGCATGGAACACTTCAGAAACATCTAGATCAGAGATGACTGTCATGCACTTTGGACAGGCTGCAGCAAGAGGCAAAGGCATGACGATATCTGCTGCATCCAGCTGTTGACGCGGGCATGCTGTGGTGAAGAGTTAGGCCGGGGTGAAGACCTGCCGTCGCCGAGACGGAAATATCTTGTGTGTGGCTGGCCGCTGGTGATAGCAAGTGGTGTGCCGTTCCATGGACTGAAGCAGCTTGCGTGCTGATGCTGCGGCCTTTGCTTTGCCCGTAGATTTTCTTGCGATCGCGAAAGCAAGGCGGACGAACGATGCCACCACATATCTATTTATTCATTGTCCGACGCCTTTTTGATTACCCAGGGCATCTTCAACGAAGATCCTTAAACCACCTGCAACCCTTTAAACCATACTGCGCTCCACTGGCTTCGTCGGCATTGGCCGCAGCGGCGGTCCGCACCGAGTAGGAGGAAGTGTAGCGGCTTCTACGCGAGCGGCACACAAATGGCCGAACAAGGCTGGCGCGGTGGACCGGTGCCCTGCCGGTGGTGGAGGGACAACGATGATGACAACGCCACGGACGGAGACGGTGGTTGGCTAAGCAAGGAGGTAACACGTACGAGGTGGTCGTGCGGTACGAGTTGTAGGTTTTTTTAGTGTTATTAAGTAAAACGGCCGAAATATCAGTCGTTTATGTAAATTATGAATAAACTGAAATGAATTCCGTCGTGTTTGATTAAATTCCGTCTGATTATTTCAAATAGTAAAAAATATGCGACTAGTTTTGGATGGCCGGCTCCTACATCAGTGTCCCTGAAATGACCATCCTAGTCTATAAATGGATGCGATGTCTAAATTGCGAgtcagcattggagatgccctagcTACCAACTACCAGGGGACTGAGAATGGAAAATCCTGTATTACGCTCCTTGCGTGAAAGTGTCGGACCTATACACTCGAGCTTCTCAGCACGAGAGTTTGGACCGACCCAATATACCACTGCGAGGCAGCCAGTTTCGGATACCTTCTAGAAGGTTTTGTGAACCGATTATTTTGTTTCTTTTAACGGTTTTCCGACTTCTTTTGGGTTTTATTCATTTTCTCTTTtaccttttcttttttgttttcttttttactcttttctatttttttcttgttctgtttttcttttcttattttctttttaaaaaataattCATGTTTCCAAAAACTGTTTTCAATCTTGAAAAAGTCTTCAAATATTATTCATGAACCAAAATTTTAAATTTCCAAAAATGCTCAtgcttttaaaaaattgttcaagtTTATGGATAATGTTCCCGCTTTTCATATTTTGTTAAACTTTTAAAAGAAAACTgtcttttcaaattttgttcatatatttgaaaaatgtttgcacTTTGAAAAATTGTTTAGAAGTTAAAAATTCCTGATTGTGGGTCATAAACTAAAAAAAAATTGGATTTCAAAAATTGTCCACATATCCAAAAATGTTCTATTTTTTAAAATTCTAGTTCGGAGTtctaaaaaatgttcccatttttcaaAAACTTTTTAGTGTTCTAAATTGTTCGTGTTTTTGGAAAAGAAATtgtgtttttaaaaattgtttggactattcaattttttttgtgatataaaaaattgttcatgtttgtcaaaaaatgtttggaattcCAAAAGTTGTTCACGTGTTTTCAAAAATGTGTTGAAATTTTAAAAATTGTGACACATTTAAAAATATGTTAATTTCAGTTTTGTAAATTATTTGCATTTAGAAAACTTATTTTGCATTTCAAGAAATGTTtcgattttttttctaaaaatgatTTCATGTATGAACGTTGTTGTCTGTTCTTATATACTTCGCGCTAATTATCATCACCAGGACTGGCCGAGTGACTAGCTTTGCACATCTCCAGGCACCCTCATATCCGCTCCAAATGCCCGGGCGACCTGTGTTGATAGAAAGTTGTCACCCAAACGGACCTGGCAAACTCGGCTCAAACGCTTGGGTTGACCGACACCCCTATACTCGGCCCATATCTCTGGGGATATGGGGACCCCTGACGCTTCCGCCATGTTGGTTCCGACAAGCTAGATCCATCTGAAATCCTCTCAAAATTGACTAGTCCACCACTTCGGCCGTGCTCCTCTCGCCTCTGCGTAGCTGTCCACCTCCTTGCTCACCATCCGTGACGCTGTCCTCGTCTATCGCCGCTCGTTTACAGAAGACAGGTGTCTTCGCGTGATGGGTCGGCCCGATGGTCGGCCCAGTTATGTGCAGAGCCTGTGCGAAGCCGACCCAGTTATGTGAGAAGCTTGTGTGTCATCCACCCAACTATGTGCGGAGCCTGTGCGGAGCCTGTGCCAGGTCCTAGTGAGAGCATCTACAATGGAGCTCTCATATCCGCCCCAAATGCCCGAGCGGACTGCTCACTGCTTGGACAGAAATATGCCACCCAATCAAAACTGGCAAACACGACCCAAACAGCCGGTCGGCCTGCTAGTCACTGTCTGGACAGAAAACTGCCACCCAATCGAACCTGGCAAACCCGACCCAAACACTTGGGCTGACTGGCACCCTTATACCCGGCCCATATCCGTGGAGGATATGGCCCCCCCAAAGCATCCGCCACATCGGTTCCGACAAGCCGAACACATCTAAAATCCTCTCAAAATTGACTAATCCACCACTTTAGCCGCACTCCTCTTGCGTCCCTCCTCCATTTCCCGCTTCCGCGGAAACCGCCCACCTCCTCCCTCACTCACCATCCGTGTCGCTGATATCGTCGCCGGGTACCCTGTCCGCCACCATCGACATGgatgcttgatgacccacaagtataggggatcgcaacagtcttCGAGGTAGTAtttcaaccaaatttattgattggacaccaaaggagccaaagaatatttataagccttagcaGTTGAGGTGTCAATTCAAAACCTGGTAAGTTATTTCTCTGTGAAAAAATATTAGTACTACAGTAATATGGTAATTTTGATAGTAGCGATAACAATAATAATAGTAATAGAAacggtaacaatagcagttttgtagcagtTGGAACAACAATAGCAatggtagtaacttagcaaagaaaaTATGAGAAAAGCATAGACATGAAGTAGAGATGGATATTTGGATGACATTCATTATGtgacagtcacaacctagagcgatacacaatagctccaattcatcaattatATGTCGTATATAGCCATACATGCTTATAATATGAACTTGCATAATATCTTTTatactaccctcccgtggcagcggggtccgaaTGTAAACTAAGGGTAACTAAGGTACTCCTTTTAACAGAGAACCAAAACAAAGTATTAACACATCGTGATACATGAACTCGTCAAATTACAGTCATCCTTAAAGagtatcccaactattgtcacCTTGGGGGTCTACGGTTCAGAACAATaacaggtgcatataacttgcaaataggatcaagaactcaaatatatccatgaaaacataataggttcaaatctcaAGTCATGACACTCGgggcctagtgacaagcactaagcatagccaagtcatagcaacataaatcttagaacatagtggatagtagggatcaagccctaacaaattgactcgattacatgacgaaTCTCATCCATCTCCATCTACCTCCAGTATGCCTACAAtgaaattactcactcctggtggtgagcatcatgacatTGTTGATGAAAAGGGGTTGTTGATGACAGCAGCGATAATTTGCCCTCTCCGAAGTCCTGAACAGACTCCATATCATAGCTCTTAGTGAAGAACAAGAGGTAGTGGCAGCTCTgcatcgtaaaacatgatgatccatgccaactcaacagacaccttcggagatacctgtagagcatctttatgatcacccagttacgttgtgacgtttgatagcacacaaggtattcttctggtatccgggagttgcatgatcttatggtcgaaggaatatgtatttgacattaagaaagcaatagcaataaactgaatgatcatatgctaagctaacggatgagtcttgtccatcacatcatgctcctaatgatgtgatctcgttatcaagtgacaacacatgtgcatggttaggaaaccttaaccatctttgatcaacgagctagtctagtagagactcactagggacactgtatttgtttatgtatccacacatgtatctaagtttccgatcaatacaattctagcagcaataataaatctttatcatgaataaggaaatataataatgacaactttattattgcctttagggcatatttccatcacttgACGCAGAGGGTATGGTGGTGCGGCGGCTATGATAGGATTTCTAGCTCAAGCGCATGTAGCTGCCATGATTGCTGAGAAACGATGGCGACAACACGATTGACTTCAATTTGGTGGTGCTTCTCGAGTACCCCGTGTCGAGCTTCGGGGTGAAAATCCTATATCTAACCCAAACTAATTATACCTATCAATGGTGATGTTTTTGTGTCGTGACCTTGTTGAAGGCCTTGATCGGATATGCTCATGCTTGTTCTTGGGTGTGAAAACCTTGAATCTCGCCATTAGTGGTTAGCACGGGCGACGACGGTTCCCTTTTTGTAAGCGTTGTGGTATTTTTGATAAACCTGGCCCCTTTGCACGACTTGAGGCACGTCTGGCCCTTGGGCAAAACTAATTTGAAATCTGGCCCCTGGGGTCGGCGCCACATATCATGGAGCCGAAGTTGTACATGTTGGCGCCACACTACACGGAGCCGGCATGTACAAGTTCGACGCCGTGCTAGATGAAGCCGACCTTAAATGGGCCCACAGAAACCCTAAGGGCCAGATTTGCTCGGCTCCACATAGTATGGCGCCAAACTTATACATCTCGGTGCCATGTAGTGTGGCGCCGACATGTACAACTTCGGCGCCATGATATGTGGTGCCGACTCAAGGGGCCAGATTCCAAATTAGTTTTAGTTTTGCCCAAGAGCCATACGTGCCCCAAGTTGCTCAAAAGGGCCAGATTTGTCAAGAAACACAGCGTTGTGTAGTTTGATGCGGATATGATTGTCATTGTAGTTTGTCGATTGCTGTTTAGATTGCTTTGGGATTTTCTTTTTTCATGCTAAGGCATAGTTTGGTCTCGTGTGACTTTGCTATTCGCCGACgtgtttagtttagttttttgtGGGAACACTAACGTGTTTAGTTATATGTGTGTTTATGTTG from Triticum aestivum cultivar Chinese Spring chromosome 4A, IWGSC CS RefSeq v2.1, whole genome shotgun sequence harbors:
- the LOC123085808 gene encoding CBL-interacting protein kinase 10, whose amino-acid sequence is MAEKKGNILMERYEMGRLLGQGSFAKVYYGRNLKTSQSVAIKVIDKEKIFKCGLMDQVRREISVMKLVKHPNIVQLYEVMATKTKIFFVLEYVKGGELFNKVQRGRLKEDVARKYFQQLNSAVDFCHSRGVYHRDLKPENLLLDENRNLKISDFGLSALAECKRQDGLLHTTCGTPAYVAPELISKKGYDGAKADIWACGVILYVLLAGYLPFQDKNLMDMYKKIYKAELKWPSWFSSDARRLLRRILDPNPGTRISFSEILENSWFRTGLDKGLITYNTRTEGIVAVDMDPTCDPFSSCTTETIQEATELTNLNAFDIISLSSGFDLSGMFEDKSNKESKFTSTNTAATIITKLEDIAKRLRLRLIKRDGGLLKMQSSQPGRKGVMSIDTEIFQIAPNFHLVEIRKTNGDTLEYQKVEHDMRPALKDIVWAWKGEQP